A genomic segment from Gossypium hirsutum isolate 1008001.06 chromosome D04, Gossypium_hirsutum_v2.1, whole genome shotgun sequence encodes:
- the LOC107899684 gene encoding ubiquitin carboxyl-terminal hydrolase 20 produces MAWVWLLCFMCCWWIFFHEEELRYQLFAVVKHFGFKPTFGHYVCYIRSSPNMWHKMNDLRVTCVEEEAVDTKVCSR; encoded by the exons ATGGCATGGGTTTGGTTATTGTGCTTCATGTGTTG CTGGTGGATCTTTTTCCATGAA GAGGAACTGAGGTATCAACTATTTGCAGTTGTGAAACATTTCGGATTCAAACCTACTTTTGGACACTATGTTTGCTACATTCGATCCTCTCCTAATATGTGGCATAAGATGAATGATTTAAGG GTTACTTGTGTTGAAGAAGAAGCTGTTGATACCAAAGTCTGTTCTAGATGA